The bacterium genome contains the following window.
GCCGCCGACCGCCTGCGCGACGCCGCGGCGCCGGGCTGGGTCTGCGACGGCTCGCGCCTGCGCGACGAGCTGGGCTTCGGCGGCGCGCGCGACCTGGCGCGGGGCTTCGCCGAGACGCTGGACTTCTACCGCCGGGAAGGATGGCTCCGTGCGCCGTAGACTGCAGGCGCTGGCCCTGTACCGCATCGAGCTGGACCGCTGGGCCGTGGTGTACCTGGTGGTCAGCGGCTTCTACCCGCTGCTGCGCCCCGACGTCGTGGCGCGGCCCTACGAGCGTCTGGTCTGGCACCTCGGCGCGGCCCTCTTCGTGTGGTTCCTGCCGCCGCTGGCCCGCATGTCGCGCTCGGCCCTGGTGCGCTTCCTGGGCGAGATCTACCTGCCGTTCGCGTTCCCGCTGTTCTACGCGGAGATGGAATACCTGGGCATCGTCTTCCACGGGTTCCACGACAGCTTCGACCCGGTGCTGATCGGCTGGGAGGAGAGGATCTTCGGGCTGCAGCCGAGCCTGGCCTGGAGCCGGGCCTGGCCGTGGGCGTGGTTCCACGAGCTGATGGAGATGGCCTATTTCAGCTACTACGCCCTGGCGCCGCTGGTGCTGGCGATGATCGTGCGCGACGGCGGTCTGCCCGCCGGCCGGCGCTGGCCCGCGATCCGCGCCTTCGCGCGCGACCTGGGCGGCGTGATGCTGCTCTGCTACACCCTGTACACGTTCTTCCCGGCGTGGGGGCCGAAGTACTTCCGCACCGGCCCGATCCCCGTCGAGGGCTGGATCTTCACCGACATCATGCGCTACATCCACGCCAACGGCGCGATCCTGGGCGCCGCCTTCCCGAGCAGCCACGTCGCCGCCTCGATGGTGGCCTGGTGGCACGTCTGGCGGCTCTTCCCCCGCCACCGCTGGTGGATGTCGACCCTGTTCGCGCTGCTCTGCTCGGCGACCGTCTACTGCCGCTACCACTACGTGGTGGACGTCATCGGCGGCCTGATGCTGGGCGCGCTGGTGATCTGGGCCGGCGAACACCTGTACGAGACGGGCCGCCGCCTCCCCTGGCGCTCGTGGCGGCCGCCGGCGCCGCCCCGCCTGCGCTGGACGCGCCGCTAGCGCGCCTCGCCCGCGGACCCGCCCTTCACGATGTTGGTCGCCAGCGCGATCATCGAACCCACGTCGCTGAGGTTCGCCGGCAGGACCAGCGTGTTGCCGACCTTGGCGAGCCGGCCGAACTCCCCGACGTACTGCTCGGCCACGCGCAGGCGCATGGCCTGATCGCCGCCGGGGGTGCTGAGCGCCGAAGCGACCTGGCGCAGGCCCTCGGCGGTGGCCGTGGCGACGGCCAGAATGGCCGCGGCCTCGCCCTGCGCCTCGTTGATCTGCTGCAGCTGGTTGGCCTCGGACTCCTTGATGACCCGCTGCTTCTCGCCCTCGGCCCGGTTGATCTGGGCGTCGCGCTCGCCCTCACTGGTGAGGATCGTGGCGCGCTTCTCGCGCTCGGCGCGCATCTGCTTCTCCATGGCGCTGAGCACGTCGCGCGGCGGGTTGATGTTCTTGATCTCGTAGCGCAGCACCTTGACGCCCCACGGTTCGGTCGCCTTGTCCAGCTCCTGCACCACCTGCTGGTTGATCGTGGCGCGCTCCTCGAAGGTGCGGTCCAGGTCGATCTTGCCGATCTCGCTGCGCAGCGTGGTCTGGGACAGCTGCGTGATGGCGAAGTTGAAGTCGGAGATGCCGTACGACGCGCGCTGCGGGTCGAGCACCTTCAGGTACAGCACGCCGTCGACGCCGACCTGCACGTTGTCACGCGTGATGCAGACCTGCTCGGCGATGTCGAAGGCCCGCTCCTTGAGGCTGTGCTTGTAGGCGACCTTCTCGACGAAGGGCACCAGGATGTGGAAGCCCGCCTGGATGGTCTTGCGGTACTTGCCCAGGTATTCCACGATGTAGGCGGACTGCTGGGGCACGACGATCGCGGTCCTGGCGATCACGATCAGGACCAGGAATACGACGACGACGGCGGCGATCATGGTGTCCATGGCGTCCTCCGATGAAGGCGGTTGGCGGTTCGGTTCACTCGGCGCGGACGAGCAGGGTCAGCCCGTCCACTCCCTTGACCCGGCAACGGGCGCCGGCGGCCAGGTCGTCATCGCCGTCGTTGCGGGCGTCCCAGGCCGTGCCGCGCAGGTCGACGCGCCCGTGCGCGCCGGCCGGGATCGGCGCCTGGGCGCTGGCGATCTCGCCGATCAGCTCGGGGCCCATCGCCCGGTCGACCTTCGCGAGCTTGCGCTTCAACGGGCCCCGGTACAGGACCAAGCCGGCCACGGCCAGCACGGCGAACAGCAGCCACTGCGTCCAGGCCGGCAGGTGGAGGCCGCAGACCCCGAGCAGGCCCACCAGCAGCCCGGCCAGGCCGAAGAAGACGAG
Protein-coding sequences here:
- a CDS encoding stomatin-like protein; translated protein: MIAAVVVVFLVLIVIARTAIVVPQQSAYIVEYLGKYRKTIQAGFHILVPFVEKVAYKHSLKERAFDIAEQVCITRDNVQVGVDGVLYLKVLDPQRASYGISDFNFAITQLSQTTLRSEIGKIDLDRTFEERATINQQVVQELDKATEPWGVKVLRYEIKNINPPRDVLSAMEKQMRAEREKRATILTSEGERDAQINRAEGEKQRVIKESEANQLQQINEAQGEAAAILAVATATAEGLRQVASALSTPGGDQAMRLRVAEQYVGEFGRLAKVGNTLVLPANLSDVGSMIALATNIVKGGSAGEAR
- a CDS encoding phosphatase PAP2 family protein produces the protein MRRRLQALALYRIELDRWAVVYLVVSGFYPLLRPDVVARPYERLVWHLGAALFVWFLPPLARMSRSALVRFLGEIYLPFAFPLFYAEMEYLGIVFHGFHDSFDPVLIGWEERIFGLQPSLAWSRAWPWAWFHELMEMAYFSYYALAPLVLAMIVRDGGLPAGRRWPAIRAFARDLGGVMLLCYTLYTFFPAWGPKYFRTGPIPVEGWIFTDIMRYIHANGAILGAAFPSSHVAASMVAWWHVWRLFPRHRWWMSTLFALLCSATVYCRYHYVVDVIGGLMLGALVIWAGEHLYETGRRLPWRSWRPPAPPRLRWTRR
- a CDS encoding NfeD family protein, producing MAWWIWIIVGAILLAAEAVITADFYLVFFGLAGLLVGLLGVCGLHLPAWTQWLLFAVLAVAGLVLYRGPLKRKLAKVDRAMGPELIGEIASAQAPIPAGAHGRVDLRGTAWDARNDGDDDLAAGARCRVKGVDGLTLLVRAE